The window CCGTGCCCCTGGTGGATGCCCTGGAAATCTCGGCCGCGGTGATCGGCAACCTGGCGATCCGTGGGCGCATGCTCGAGGTCGCGCGTTCGGTACGCGAGGGCGGCAGCCTGACCCGGGCCCTGGAACAGGGCGGCGATATCCCGCCGCTGATGCTGCACATGATCGCCAGCGGCGAACGCGCCGGTGAACTGGACAGCATGCTCGCGCGTGCCGCCGAACAGCAGGAGAAGAGCCTGGCGGCGCGCATCGCGCTGGTCGTCAGCCTCTTCGAACCGGCGATGCTGGTGGCGATGGGCGGCATCGTGCTGCTGATCGTCATGGCGATCCTGCTGCCGATCCTCAGTCTCAACCAAACGGTGAATTGAACCATGACAACTTCCGCATCCCTTCGGCAACGTGGCTTCACCCTGATCGAGATCATGGTCGTGGTGGTCATCATCGGCGTGCTGGGCGCGCTGGTGGTGCCGCAGTTCATGGGGCGCACCGACCAGGCCAAGGTCACTGCGGCGCGCACCGATATCCAGGCCATCGGCACGGCCCTGGAGATGTACCGTCTCGACAACTTCCACTATCCCTCGACCCAGCAGGGGCTCGAGGCCCTGGTGAACCGGCCGCTGGGGGCGCCGGAGGCAAGGAACTGGAGTCCCCAGGGTTATCTCAAGCGCCTGCCGGTCGACCCCTGGGGAACTCCGTACCAGTACCTCAATCCGGGGGCCCGGGCCCGGGGGTACGATCTCTATTCCTTCGGTGCCGACGGTATGGCCGGCGGCGAAGACCTTGCCGCCGACATCGGCAACTGGGACGACTGACCGATGCGCGGGCCCTCGCGTGGTTTCACCTTGCTGGAGTTGCTGCTGGCCATGGCGATCATGGGACTGGTGGCCG of the Pseudomonas vanderleydeniana genome contains:
- the gspG gene encoding type II secretion system major pseudopilin GspG, with product MTTSASLRQRGFTLIEIMVVVVIIGVLGALVVPQFMGRTDQAKVTAARTDIQAIGTALEMYRLDNFHYPSTQQGLEALVNRPLGAPEARNWSPQGYLKRLPVDPWGTPYQYLNPGARARGYDLYSFGADGMAGGEDLAADIGNWDD